A window of Tursiops truncatus isolate mTurTru1 chromosome 8, mTurTru1.mat.Y, whole genome shotgun sequence contains these coding sequences:
- the RCE1 gene encoding CAAX prenyl protease 2 isoform X17 — MAALGGDGLRLLSVSRPERQPESAALGGPGPGLCCWVSVFSCLSLACSYVGSLYVWKSELPRDHPAVIKRRFTSVLVVSSLSPLCVLLWRELTGIQPGTSLLTLMGFRLEGIFPAALLPLLLTMILFLGPLMQLSMDCPCDLADRLKVVLAPRSWARCLTDMRWLRNQVIAPLTEELVFRACMLPMLAPCTGLGPAVFTCPLFFGVAHFHHIFEQLRFRQSSVGSIFLSAGRACRCGHSRPPRLQRSSSPTQLSSVPTLLSSSFAQPRRKTKVPDLVLSPQRSHPSPGSRREMAR, encoded by the exons ATGGCGGCGCTGGGCGGGGACGGGCTTCGCCTGCTGTCGGTGTCGCGGCCGGAGCGGCAGCCCGAGTCGGCGGCTCTGGGCGGTCCAGGCCCCGGTTTGTGCTGCTGGGTGTCCGTGTTCTCTTGTCTCAGCCTCGCCTGCTCCTATGTGGGCAGCCTCTACGTCTGGAAGAGCGAGCTGCCCAG GGACCATCCTGCCGTAATCAAGCGGCGCTTCACCAGTGTCCTGGTAGTGTCAAGTCTCTCGCCCCTCTGCGTGCTACTCTGGAGGGAACTTACAGGCATCCAG CCAGGCACATCCCTGCTCACCCTGATGGGATTCAGGCTGGAGGGCATTTTTCCAGCAGCgctgctgcccctgctgctgACCATG ATCCTTTTCCTGGGTCCACTGATGCAGCTCTCTATGGATTGCCCCTGTGACCTGGCAGATAGGTTGAAGGTTGTCCTAG CCCCTCGCTCCTGGGCCCGCTGCCTCACAGACATGCGCTGGCTGCGGAACCAAGTGATCGCCCCCCTGACAGAGGAGCTGGTGTTCCGGGCCTGCATGCTGCCCATGTTAGCACCGTGCACAGGCCTGGGCCCTGCTGTGTTCACCTGCCCACTCTTCTTTGGAGTTG CCCATTTTCACCACATTTTTGAGCAGCTTCGTTTCCGCCAGAGCAGTGTGGGGAGCATCTTCTTGTCTGCAG GAAGGGCATGCAGGTGTGGTCACTCGAGGCCTCCCCGTCTCCAGCGTTCCAGTTCTCCTACACAGCTGTCTTCGGTGCCTACACTGCTTTCCTCTTCATTCGCACAG
- the RCE1 gene encoding CAAX prenyl protease 2 isoform X21: protein MAALGGDGLRLLSVSRPERQPESAALGGPGPGLCCWVSVFSCLSLACSYVGSLYVWKSELPRDHPAVIKRRFTSVLVVSSLSPLCVLLWRELTGIQPGTSLLTLMGFRLEGIFPAALLPLLLTMILFLGPLMQLSMDCPCDLADRLKVVLAPRSWARCLTDMRWLRNQVIAPLTEELVFRACMLPMLAPCTGLGPAVFTCPLFFGVAHFHHIFEQLRFRQSSVGSIFLSAGRACRCGHSRPPRLQRSSSPTQLSSVPTLLSSSFAQDT from the exons ATGGCGGCGCTGGGCGGGGACGGGCTTCGCCTGCTGTCGGTGTCGCGGCCGGAGCGGCAGCCCGAGTCGGCGGCTCTGGGCGGTCCAGGCCCCGGTTTGTGCTGCTGGGTGTCCGTGTTCTCTTGTCTCAGCCTCGCCTGCTCCTATGTGGGCAGCCTCTACGTCTGGAAGAGCGAGCTGCCCAG GGACCATCCTGCCGTAATCAAGCGGCGCTTCACCAGTGTCCTGGTAGTGTCAAGTCTCTCGCCCCTCTGCGTGCTACTCTGGAGGGAACTTACAGGCATCCAG CCAGGCACATCCCTGCTCACCCTGATGGGATTCAGGCTGGAGGGCATTTTTCCAGCAGCgctgctgcccctgctgctgACCATG ATCCTTTTCCTGGGTCCACTGATGCAGCTCTCTATGGATTGCCCCTGTGACCTGGCAGATAGGTTGAAGGTTGTCCTAG CCCCTCGCTCCTGGGCCCGCTGCCTCACAGACATGCGCTGGCTGCGGAACCAAGTGATCGCCCCCCTGACAGAGGAGCTGGTGTTCCGGGCCTGCATGCTGCCCATGTTAGCACCGTGCACAGGCCTGGGCCCTGCTGTGTTCACCTGCCCACTCTTCTTTGGAGTTG CCCATTTTCACCACATTTTTGAGCAGCTTCGTTTCCGCCAGAGCAGTGTGGGGAGCATCTTCTTGTCTGCAG GAAGGGCATGCAGGTGTGGTCACTCGAGGCCTCCCCGTCTCCAGCGTTCCAGTTCTCCTACACAGCTGTCTTCGGTGCCTACACTGCTTTCCTCTTCATTCGCACAG
- the RCE1 gene encoding CAAX prenyl protease 2 isoform X18 translates to MAALGGDGLRLLSVSRPERQPESAALGGPGPGLCCWVSVFSCLSLACSYVGSLYVWKSELPRDHPAVIKRRFTSVLVVSSLSPLCVLLWRELTGIQPGTSLLTLMGFRLEGIFPAALLPLLLTMILFLGPLMQLSMDCPCDLADRLKVVLAPRSWARCLTDMRWLRNQVIAPLTEELVFRACMLPMLAPCTGLGPAVFTCPLFFGVAHFHHIFEQLRFRQSSVGSIFLSAGRACRCGHSRPPRLQRSSSPTQLSSVPTLLSSSFAQGNGPVGAEAGRRGRRHSQDH, encoded by the exons ATGGCGGCGCTGGGCGGGGACGGGCTTCGCCTGCTGTCGGTGTCGCGGCCGGAGCGGCAGCCCGAGTCGGCGGCTCTGGGCGGTCCAGGCCCCGGTTTGTGCTGCTGGGTGTCCGTGTTCTCTTGTCTCAGCCTCGCCTGCTCCTATGTGGGCAGCCTCTACGTCTGGAAGAGCGAGCTGCCCAG GGACCATCCTGCCGTAATCAAGCGGCGCTTCACCAGTGTCCTGGTAGTGTCAAGTCTCTCGCCCCTCTGCGTGCTACTCTGGAGGGAACTTACAGGCATCCAG CCAGGCACATCCCTGCTCACCCTGATGGGATTCAGGCTGGAGGGCATTTTTCCAGCAGCgctgctgcccctgctgctgACCATG ATCCTTTTCCTGGGTCCACTGATGCAGCTCTCTATGGATTGCCCCTGTGACCTGGCAGATAGGTTGAAGGTTGTCCTAG CCCCTCGCTCCTGGGCCCGCTGCCTCACAGACATGCGCTGGCTGCGGAACCAAGTGATCGCCCCCCTGACAGAGGAGCTGGTGTTCCGGGCCTGCATGCTGCCCATGTTAGCACCGTGCACAGGCCTGGGCCCTGCTGTGTTCACCTGCCCACTCTTCTTTGGAGTTG CCCATTTTCACCACATTTTTGAGCAGCTTCGTTTCCGCCAGAGCAGTGTGGGGAGCATCTTCTTGTCTGCAG GAAGGGCATGCAGGTGTGGTCACTCGAGGCCTCCCCGTCTCCAGCGTTCCAGTTCTCCTACACAGCTGTCTTCGGTGCCTACACTGCTTTCCTCTTCATTCGCACAG